The Herminiimonas arsenitoxidans genome window below encodes:
- the fusA gene encoding elongation factor G — MARKTPIERYRNIGISAHIDAGKTTTTERVLFYTGVNHKLGEVHDGAATMDWMEQEQERGITITSAATTCFWKGMAGNFPAHHINIIDTPGHVDFTIEVERSMRVLDGACMVYCAVGGVQPQSETVWRQANKYKVPRLAFVNKMDRTGANFFKVYDQMRARLKANPVPMQVPIGAEDSFEGVIDLVKMKAIIWDDASQGMKFEYGDIPEHLLAEAKKWRENMVEAAAEASEELMNKYLEEGDLSEAEIKAAIRQRTIASEIVPMMCGTAFKNKGVQAMLDGVVEYLPSPVDIPPVPGLNEDDEPVVRKAEDTEKFSALAFKIATDPFVGQLCFIRCYSGTLNSGDTVFNSVKEKKERIGRIVQMHANQREEIKEMLAGDIAAIVGLKDTTTGDTLCDDKAIVVLERMIFPEPVISQAVEPKTKADQEKMGLALNRLAAEDPSFRVRTDEESGQTIIAGMGELHLDIIVDRMKREFGVEATVGKPQVAYRETIRKVCEEIEGKFVKQSGGRGQYGHVVLKIEPQEPGKGFEFIDAIKGGTVPREYIPAVEKGVRETLTSGVLAGYPVVDVKVTLFFGSYHDVDSNENAFRMAASMAFKDGCRKASPVILEPMMAVEVETPEDYAGTVMGDLSSRRGMVQGMDEIAGGGGKIIKAEVPLSEMFGYSTSLRSATQGRATYSMEFKHYSEAPKNVIDAIVTSKAPK; from the coding sequence ATGGCCCGCAAGACCCCCATTGAGCGTTACCGCAATATCGGTATCTCGGCTCACATTGATGCTGGTAAAACGACGACTACCGAGCGCGTTCTGTTCTACACAGGCGTTAACCACAAGCTGGGTGAAGTGCATGATGGCGCAGCCACCATGGACTGGATGGAACAAGAGCAAGAGCGCGGTATCACGATTACTTCCGCTGCTACCACTTGCTTCTGGAAGGGTATGGCAGGTAACTTCCCAGCGCATCACATCAACATCATTGATACCCCGGGCCACGTTGACTTCACCATTGAAGTTGAACGCTCGATGCGCGTACTCGATGGCGCATGCATGGTTTACTGTGCAGTAGGTGGTGTGCAGCCACAATCCGAAACAGTTTGGCGTCAAGCTAACAAGTACAAAGTCCCACGTTTGGCATTCGTCAACAAGATGGACCGTACCGGCGCAAACTTCTTCAAAGTCTACGATCAAATGCGCGCGCGTTTGAAGGCGAATCCTGTGCCTATGCAAGTGCCTATCGGTGCTGAAGATTCGTTCGAAGGCGTAATCGATCTGGTCAAGATGAAAGCAATCATCTGGGACGACGCTTCGCAAGGTATGAAGTTTGAATACGGCGACATCCCTGAGCATCTGTTGGCTGAAGCGAAAAAATGGCGTGAAAACATGGTTGAAGCCGCCGCTGAAGCATCAGAAGAACTGATGAACAAGTACTTGGAAGAAGGCGACTTGTCAGAAGCTGAAATCAAGGCAGCGATTCGCCAGCGTACTATCGCCAGCGAAATCGTTCCAATGATGTGCGGCACCGCGTTTAAAAACAAAGGCGTGCAAGCTATGTTGGACGGCGTTGTTGAGTACTTGCCATCGCCAGTGGATATTCCACCAGTGCCAGGCCTGAACGAAGATGACGAACCAGTTGTGCGTAAAGCAGAAGACACCGAGAAATTCTCGGCACTGGCATTTAAGATCGCAACCGATCCGTTTGTTGGTCAATTGTGCTTTATCCGTTGCTACTCAGGTACTTTGAATTCCGGCGATACCGTTTTCAACTCTGTTAAAGAGAAGAAAGAACGTATCGGTCGTATCGTTCAGATGCACGCGAATCAACGCGAAGAAATCAAGGAAATGTTGGCAGGCGACATCGCTGCGATCGTTGGCTTGAAAGATACAACGACAGGCGACACCCTGTGCGACGACAAAGCGATCGTTGTGCTCGAACGCATGATTTTCCCTGAGCCAGTTATTTCTCAAGCTGTTGAGCCTAAAACCAAGGCTGACCAAGAGAAAATGGGCTTGGCTTTGAACCGTTTGGCGGCTGAAGATCCATCGTTCCGCGTGCGTACCGATGAAGAATCAGGTCAGACCATCATCGCTGGTATGGGCGAATTGCATCTGGACATTATCGTTGATCGTATGAAGCGCGAATTCGGCGTGGAAGCGACTGTCGGTAAGCCACAAGTTGCATACCGCGAAACCATCCGTAAAGTTTGCGAAGAAATCGAAGGTAAATTCGTCAAGCAATCCGGTGGTCGTGGTCAGTACGGTCACGTGGTTCTGAAGATCGAACCGCAAGAACCGGGCAAAGGCTTCGAATTCATCGACGCAATTAAAGGTGGTACGGTTCCTCGCGAATACATCCCTGCAGTTGAAAAAGGTGTGCGTGAAACATTGACCTCAGGTGTTCTCGCGGGCTACCCAGTGGTTGACGTTAAAGTCACCCTGTTCTTCGGTTCATACCATGACGTCGATTCGAATGAAAACGCGTTCCGTATGGCAGCATCGATGGCGTTCAAAGACGGTTGCCGTAAAGCCAGCCCAGTCATTCTGGAACCTATGATGGCTGTTGAAGTTGAAACACCTGAAGACTACGCTGGTACCGTGATGGGTGATTTGTCCTCACGTCGCGGCATGGTTCAAGGTATGGATGAAATCGCGGGCGGTGGCGGCAAGATCATTAAAGCCGAAGTACCTTTGTCCGAAATGTTTGGTTACTCGACATCGTTGCGTTCCGCAACACAAGGTCGCGCAACCTACTCGATGGAATTCAAGCACTACTCTGAAGCACCTAAGAACGTGATCGATGCAATCGTCACATCGAAGGCGCCTAAGTAA